A region from the Canis aureus isolate CA01 chromosome 8, VMU_Caureus_v.1.0, whole genome shotgun sequence genome encodes:
- the ARPC1A gene encoding actin-related protein 2/3 complex subunit 1A, producing MSLHQFLLEPITCHAWNRDRTQIALSPNNHEVHIYKKNGSQWVKAHELKEHNGHITGIDWAPKSDRIVTCGADRNAYVWSQKDGVWKPTLVILRINRAATFVKWSPLENKFAVGSGARLISVCYFESENDWWVSKHIKKPIRSTVLSLDWHPNNVLLAAGSCDFKCRVFSAYIKEVDEKPASTPWGSKMPFGQLMSEFGGSGTGGWVHGVSFSASGSRLAWVSHDSTVSVADASKSVQVSTLKTEFLPLLSVSFVSENSVVAAGHDCCPMLFNYDDRGCLTFVSKLDIPKQSIQRNMSAMERFRNMDKRATTEDRNTALETLHQNSITQVSIYEVDKQDCRKFCTTGIDGAMTIWDFKTLESSIQGLRIM from the exons ATGTCCCTGCATCAGTTTTTACTAGAGCCAATCACCTGTCATGCCTGGAACAGGGATCGTACCC AGATTGCTCTTAGCCCCAATAATCATGAAGTCCACATCTATAAGAAGAACGGGAGCCAGTGGGTAAAAGCTCATGAACTCAAGGAGCACAACGGACACATCACAG GTATTGACTGGGCTCCCAAGAGTGACCGCATCGTCACTTGTGGGGCAGACCGCAATGCCTATGTCTGGAGTCAGAAAGATGGTGTCTGGAAGCCAACCCTGGTGATCCTGAGAATTAATCGTGCAGCGACTTTTGTCAAGTGGTCCCCGCTAGAGAACAAATTTGCTGTGGGAAGCGGAGCACGACTCATTTCTGTTTGTTACTTCGAGTCTGAAAATGACTG GTGGGTAAGCAAGCACATTAAAAAGCCGATTCGCTCCACGGTCCTCAGCTTGGATTGGCATCCCAACAATGTTTTGCTGGCAGCAGGATCGTGTGATTTCAAATGCAG AGTGTTTTCTGCCTACATTAAAGAAGTGGATGAAAAGCCAGCCAGTACGCCCTGGGGCAGCAAGATGCCTTTTGGTCAGCTGATGTCAGAGTTTGGTGGCAGTGGCACTGGTGGCTGGGTGCATGGGGTCAGCTTCTCTGCCAGCGGGAGCCGCCTGGCCTGGGTCAGCCATGACAGCACTGTATCTGTTGCTGATGCCTCAAAAAGCGTGCA GGTCTCAACTCTGAAAACAGAGTTCCTGCCCCTCCTGAGTGTGTCATTTGTCTCAGAGAACAGCGTTGTAGCGGCA GGCCATGACTGCTGCCCAATGCTCTTTAACTATGATGACCGCGGCTGCTTGACCTTCGTCTCCAAACTAGACATTCCGAAACAGAGCATCCAGCGCAACATGTCTGCCATGGAGCGCTTCCGTAACATGGACAAGAGGGCCACAACCGAAGACCGCAACACAGCCTTGGAGACGCTGCACCAAAACAGCATCAC tcAAGTGTCTATTTATGAGGTGGACAAGCAAGACTGTCGCAAATTTTGCACTACTGGCATCGATGGAGCCATGACAATTTGGGATTTCAAG ACCTTAGAGTCTTCCATCCAGGGCCTTCGGATAATGTGA